The following are encoded together in the Halopiger aswanensis genome:
- the dgoD gene encoding galactonate dehydratase: MSTDSDGDSADRIVDYELFEVPPRWLFLKVTTADGTVGWGEPVVEGRAKTVRAAVEELMENYLLGKDPSRIEHHWQRLYRGGFYRGGPVLMSAIAGIDQALWDIKGKQYGLPVYELLGGAACDRIRVYQWIGGDRPADVGEAAAEKVDAGFTALKMNATPEMRRIDNPAAVEAAQKRLAEVRNAVGDEVDIGVDFHGRVSKSMAKRLVEALEPYEPFFVEEPVLPEHNDALPEIAQHTTIPIATGERMFSRWDFKSLFEQGVVDLIQPDLSHAGGITEVKKIASMAEAYDVAIAPHCPLGPIALASCIQVDACTPNTLIQEQSLDIHYNETSDVLDYLADPSVFEYEDGYVDLPDEPGLGIEVDEEVVRERAEQEVNWHNPVWEHDDGSVAEW, translated from the coding sequence ATGTCAACCGACTCCGACGGCGATTCGGCCGACCGAATCGTCGACTACGAACTGTTCGAGGTGCCGCCCCGTTGGCTGTTTCTGAAGGTCACGACCGCCGACGGCACCGTCGGCTGGGGCGAACCCGTCGTCGAGGGCCGCGCGAAGACCGTCCGCGCCGCCGTCGAGGAACTGATGGAGAACTACCTGCTCGGCAAGGACCCCTCGAGGATCGAGCACCACTGGCAGCGCCTCTACCGCGGCGGCTTCTACCGCGGCGGCCCCGTCCTGATGAGCGCCATCGCGGGCATCGATCAGGCCCTGTGGGACATCAAGGGCAAGCAGTACGGCCTCCCGGTCTACGAACTGCTGGGCGGTGCGGCCTGCGACCGCATCCGCGTCTACCAGTGGATCGGCGGCGACCGGCCCGCCGACGTCGGCGAGGCGGCCGCCGAAAAGGTCGACGCCGGCTTCACCGCGCTGAAGATGAACGCCACCCCTGAGATGCGCCGGATTGACAACCCCGCAGCCGTCGAGGCGGCCCAGAAACGGCTCGCCGAGGTTCGGAACGCCGTCGGCGACGAGGTCGACATCGGCGTCGACTTCCACGGCCGCGTCTCCAAGTCGATGGCCAAGCGACTCGTGGAAGCGCTCGAGCCCTACGAGCCGTTCTTCGTCGAGGAGCCGGTCCTGCCGGAGCACAACGACGCGCTCCCCGAAATCGCCCAGCACACGACGATCCCGATCGCCACGGGCGAACGCATGTTCTCCCGGTGGGATTTCAAGTCGCTGTTCGAGCAGGGCGTGGTCGACCTGATCCAGCCGGACCTCTCCCACGCCGGCGGCATCACCGAGGTCAAGAAGATCGCCAGCATGGCCGAAGCCTACGACGTCGCCATCGCGCCCCACTGCCCGCTCGGGCCGATCGCGCTGGCCTCGTGCATCCAGGTCGACGCCTGTACGCCGAACACGCTCATCCAGGAGCAGAGTCTGGACATCCACTACAACGAGACCAGCGACGTGCTCGACTACCTCGCCGACCCCTCGGTCTTCGAGTACGAGGACGGCTACGTGGACCTGCCCGACGAGCCGGGACTGGGCATCGAGGTCGACGAGGAAGTCGTTCGCGAGCGCGCCGAACAGGAGGTCAACTGGCACAACCCGGTCTGGGAGCACGACGACGGCAGCGTCGCCGAGTGGTAG
- a CDS encoding PPOX class F420-dependent oxidoreductase: MAAIPEEFHDLFEKETFAHVATLTDEGLPHVTPVWIDYDADDNRILVNTERGRQKERNVQKNPGVGISMVDPDNPYQHLSIIGEVDEITTEGAREHIDELAQRYMGEDEYPNPIQTERVILRIRPDRVINP; encoded by the coding sequence ATGGCTGCCATTCCCGAGGAGTTTCACGACCTGTTCGAGAAGGAAACGTTCGCGCACGTCGCGACGCTGACCGACGAGGGACTGCCCCACGTCACGCCGGTCTGGATCGACTACGACGCCGACGACAATCGGATACTCGTCAACACCGAGCGCGGCCGCCAGAAGGAGCGCAACGTGCAGAAAAACCCCGGCGTCGGCATCAGCATGGTCGATCCGGACAACCCGTATCAGCACCTCTCGATCATCGGCGAGGTCGACGAGATTACGACCGAGGGTGCCCGCGAGCACATCGACGAACTCGCCCAGCGCTACATGGGCGAGGACGAGTATCCGAACCCGATCCAGACCGAGCGGGTTATCCTGCGGATCCGGCCGGATCGCGTCATCAACCCCTGA
- a CDS encoding methyl-accepting chemotaxis protein — translation MSDDPAGDRAESDATADSGTESGSIDRFVSSLERRVQPLVPSVVRGSYRAKFVISVVAIIVVLSAVGAAGYVDAERTVERDAEQQLTATVDMHADSINEWTISMESHTRSLSSSSELAGTDAETTEAHVIQSQAALPVDIRAIHVVDTNNDQVLTSTNGELRGQSLGSVDEPWTEIEPGVDLTAANDVWQSETAYRDGTLDDQVISFASPVAGDEARIAVVVGTIEYRVDGLRQLHEDQETMIVDTEGRTVLASSDLEGDPDEQIVEELGTVRDGTRFERDGDLVTAYGATADNDWVAVTTVPTEQAFAASSAVGKSLLAIIGTGLVALVLGGLVLARQTVTPLQDLRNRAQRMEDGDLTVDLETDRIDEVGRLYRAFDEMRTTLNAQITEAREAKEDAEAAQEEAERAQAEAEEAQADAEAERERMAEVTEELERTADQYSETMRAAADGDLTVRATVDTDNEQMRAIGEEFNAMLAEIERAVEEVKQFAVDVAAQSEEVTASSEQVRTASEQVAESVQQISEVAETQSVQLQTIESEMSDLSASTEEIASTATNVATAAERTVEASQRGSEAAERAIDEMTAVESDAEYAVETIRSLEAEVEQVDELVDAIAEIADQTSLLALNASIEAADAGGEGDGFAVVANEVKSLSADAKEAAAEIEDRIETIRERTDQSVNVVEETSERVQQGTETVRPAVESLEEIAEYADETNEGVQEISAATEDQADSTAEVVTAVDDVASSSEESASEAESVSAAAEEQTASLTQVSESVGDLAEQAATLSSRLDRFETSETDGAGRANDESTTVAPQ, via the coding sequence ATGAGCGACGATCCCGCCGGCGATCGCGCCGAATCCGACGCTACGGCGGACTCCGGAACCGAATCCGGCTCGATCGACCGGTTCGTCTCGAGCCTCGAGCGGCGCGTCCAGCCGCTCGTGCCGTCGGTGGTTCGGGGGAGCTACCGCGCGAAGTTCGTCATCTCGGTCGTCGCGATCATCGTGGTTCTCTCGGCCGTCGGCGCAGCCGGCTACGTCGACGCCGAGCGGACCGTCGAGCGCGACGCCGAACAGCAGCTGACGGCGACGGTCGACATGCACGCCGACTCGATCAACGAGTGGACGATTTCGATGGAGTCGCACACGCGGTCGCTCTCCTCGTCGTCCGAGTTAGCCGGGACCGACGCGGAGACGACCGAAGCGCACGTGATTCAGTCCCAGGCCGCGTTACCGGTCGACATCCGTGCGATCCACGTCGTCGACACGAATAACGATCAGGTACTGACCAGCACGAACGGCGAACTTCGCGGCCAGTCGCTCGGCAGCGTCGACGAGCCCTGGACCGAGATCGAACCGGGCGTCGATCTGACGGCGGCCAACGACGTCTGGCAGTCGGAGACGGCCTATCGGGACGGCACGCTCGACGACCAGGTGATTTCGTTCGCCAGCCCCGTCGCAGGCGACGAGGCGCGGATCGCGGTCGTCGTCGGGACGATCGAGTATCGGGTCGACGGACTCCGCCAGCTCCACGAGGATCAGGAGACGATGATCGTCGACACCGAGGGCCGGACCGTCCTCGCGAGCAGCGATCTCGAGGGCGATCCGGACGAGCAGATCGTCGAGGAACTCGGCACCGTCCGCGACGGGACGCGATTCGAGCGGGACGGCGACCTCGTCACCGCCTACGGGGCGACGGCGGACAACGACTGGGTCGCGGTCACGACGGTCCCGACCGAACAGGCGTTCGCCGCGAGCAGCGCCGTCGGGAAGAGTCTGCTGGCGATCATCGGGACGGGACTGGTCGCGCTGGTGCTGGGCGGGCTCGTCCTCGCGCGACAGACCGTGACGCCGCTGCAGGACCTGCGCAACCGCGCCCAGCGGATGGAAGATGGCGACCTGACCGTCGACCTCGAGACGGATCGGATCGACGAGGTCGGTCGCCTTTACCGGGCGTTCGACGAGATGCGGACGACGCTCAACGCGCAGATCACCGAGGCCAGGGAGGCCAAGGAGGACGCCGAGGCCGCGCAGGAAGAGGCCGAACGCGCGCAGGCGGAAGCCGAGGAAGCGCAGGCCGACGCCGAAGCCGAGCGCGAGCGGATGGCCGAGGTGACCGAAGAACTCGAGCGGACGGCCGACCAGTACAGCGAGACGATGCGGGCCGCCGCGGACGGCGACCTGACCGTCCGGGCGACCGTCGACACCGACAACGAGCAGATGCGCGCGATCGGCGAGGAGTTCAACGCGATGCTCGCCGAGATCGAGCGCGCGGTCGAGGAGGTCAAGCAGTTCGCCGTCGACGTCGCGGCCCAGAGCGAGGAGGTCACGGCCTCGAGCGAACAGGTCCGGACCGCAAGCGAGCAGGTCGCCGAATCCGTCCAGCAGATTTCGGAGGTCGCCGAGACCCAGAGCGTCCAACTCCAGACGATCGAGTCGGAGATGTCGGACCTCTCGGCGAGCACCGAGGAGATCGCGTCGACGGCGACCAACGTGGCGACCGCGGCCGAGCGGACGGTCGAGGCGAGCCAGCGCGGCAGCGAGGCCGCGGAGCGGGCGATCGACGAGATGACCGCCGTCGAGAGCGACGCCGAGTACGCCGTCGAGACGATCCGCTCGCTCGAGGCGGAGGTCGAACAGGTCGACGAACTCGTCGACGCGATCGCGGAGATCGCCGACCAGACGAGCCTGCTGGCGCTGAACGCCTCGATCGAGGCGGCCGACGCCGGCGGGGAGGGCGACGGGTTCGCCGTCGTCGCGAACGAGGTCAAGAGCCTCTCGGCCGACGCGAAGGAGGCGGCAGCGGAGATCGAGGACCGCATCGAGACGATCCGCGAGCGGACCGACCAGTCCGTCAACGTCGTCGAGGAGACGAGCGAGCGGGTCCAGCAGGGGACCGAGACCGTCAGGCCGGCCGTCGAATCGCTCGAGGAGATCGCGGAGTACGCCGACGAGACGAACGAGGGCGTCCAGGAGATCTCCGCGGCGACGGAGGATCAGGCCGATTCCACGGCGGAGGTCGTCACCGCGGTCGACGACGTCGCCAGCAGCAGCGAGGAGTCCGCCAGCGAGGCCGAGAGCGTCTCGGCGGCGGCCGAGGAGCAGACCGCCTCGCTGACGCAGGTCTCCGAGAGCGTCGGCGACCTCGCGGAGCAGGCCGCGACGCTCTCGTCGCGGCTGGATCGGTTCGAGACGTCGGAGACCGACGGCGCCGGTCGCGCGAACGACGAGTCGACGACGGTCGCGCCGCAGTAG
- a CDS encoding glycosyltransferase family 2 protein has protein sequence MLDTVYSVIAWTVLVIFFAATAIWIIEVLVVGQARKRPGEYDHSEIHARVLTIDAQDVVQGTVDSLPDGLGGVQVIAEREIDVDGATVHVVPEEFTCEARRKARAVEWARRNAPVDEEFVLYLDEDTIVPSLPPFPDVDVVQLMERPVRTGSWLCYFAEIFRMGFQIEQRTFPRFCYPLYAWGGGFAVKANVENEVTWDVPTVTEDTNFIWRAFADPDREMAVLPVKLLNQAPPSIRAMITQRRRWISGAALDSHLLPRRYRALSLLRNAAWGLVVLSPLLLVPAVTPVSVVFLPGIYQLGILVQVVCLFAWGFLGYWYYAERFRVLLGLFLTLPVVAILHAAGAFWAIVRPTSTFEVTPKVPPTSVTDEVVRDAILDRGVDTDEQPRGEEREEPMTKSQ, from the coding sequence TTGCTCGACACTGTATATTCGGTAATCGCTTGGACTGTTCTCGTGATCTTCTTCGCCGCAACGGCGATTTGGATTATCGAAGTACTCGTCGTTGGACAGGCACGAAAACGTCCGGGTGAGTACGACCACTCAGAAATTCACGCTCGAGTTCTCACGATCGACGCCCAGGACGTCGTTCAGGGAACCGTGGATTCGCTTCCCGACGGGCTTGGAGGTGTTCAAGTGATTGCCGAACGAGAGATCGATGTCGACGGTGCGACCGTTCACGTCGTTCCCGAGGAGTTTACCTGCGAAGCCAGACGGAAGGCCAGAGCGGTCGAGTGGGCGCGTCGAAACGCTCCGGTAGACGAGGAATTCGTTCTCTATCTCGATGAAGATACCATCGTCCCGTCACTGCCTCCGTTCCCCGACGTCGATGTCGTTCAGTTGATGGAGCGACCGGTCCGAACCGGGTCGTGGCTGTGTTATTTTGCAGAAATATTCCGGATGGGCTTTCAAATTGAACAACGAACGTTCCCCCGCTTTTGCTATCCGCTATATGCTTGGGGCGGTGGCTTCGCCGTCAAAGCCAACGTAGAAAACGAGGTTACCTGGGATGTTCCGACGGTCACGGAGGACACGAATTTTATCTGGCGTGCGTTTGCCGACCCGGATCGCGAAATGGCAGTGTTGCCGGTAAAGTTACTCAATCAGGCTCCGCCCTCGATACGCGCTATGATCACACAACGGCGGCGATGGATCTCGGGGGCGGCGCTCGACTCACATTTGCTGCCCAGGCGGTACCGAGCGCTGTCGCTTCTCCGGAACGCCGCGTGGGGACTCGTGGTGCTCTCTCCACTACTTCTGGTTCCGGCAGTGACGCCTGTTTCAGTCGTTTTCCTTCCGGGTATCTATCAACTCGGGATCCTCGTTCAGGTTGTCTGCCTCTTCGCGTGGGGATTCCTCGGCTACTGGTACTATGCAGAACGATTCCGAGTGCTCCTTGGATTGTTTCTCACGCTTCCAGTCGTTGCGATACTCCACGCGGCAGGTGCGTTCTGGGCGATTGTTCGACCGACTAGCACCTTCGAGGTTACGCCGAAAGTGCCACCCACCAGCGTTACGGACGAGGTGGTACGTGATGCGATACTCGACAGAGGGGTCGATACCGACGAACAACCGAGAGGTGAAGAACGGGAAGAACCGATGACGAAGAGTCAGTAA
- the melA gene encoding alpha-glucosidase/alpha-galactosidase: MTNIAFIGAGSMVFAKNLVGDILSFEALNDSTISLMDIDEHRLEQTAEVATAMVENGRVDATIEATTDRREALEGADYVLNMINVGGTEPFENEIRIPEKYGVEQAIGDTLGPGGIFRGLRTIPTMLEIAADMEELCPDALLLNYTNPMAIVCWAMDEATDIETVGLCHSVPHTAEAIAEYVGVPSEELEYWVAGINHMAWFLECEWQGEDVYPMLEDAMADDETYEKDAVRFELLKHFGAFVTESSHHNSEYHPYFRTDPALIEELTGTNYAERMPTATYLEGWKTRSAERDDALADVDPADVEIERSEEYASRLIHSLETDTPRRLNLNVPNGPGHIQNLENDACVEVPCLVDGTGVHPCSVGELPPQLAALNRTNVNVQRLAVKGALEGDREAVHQAVKLDPLTAAELSLDEIHEMTEELLAANEAYLPALN, from the coding sequence ATGACAAATATCGCGTTCATCGGCGCCGGCAGCATGGTCTTCGCGAAGAACCTCGTGGGCGATATCCTCTCCTTCGAAGCCCTAAACGACAGCACCATCTCGCTGATGGACATCGACGAGCACCGCCTCGAGCAAACTGCCGAAGTCGCAACTGCCATGGTCGAAAACGGCCGCGTCGACGCGACGATCGAGGCCACGACCGATCGGCGCGAAGCGCTCGAGGGGGCCGACTACGTCCTGAACATGATCAACGTCGGCGGCACCGAGCCGTTCGAGAACGAGATCCGCATCCCCGAGAAGTACGGCGTCGAGCAGGCGATCGGCGACACGCTCGGCCCCGGCGGGATCTTCCGCGGACTCCGGACGATTCCGACGATGCTCGAGATCGCCGCGGACATGGAAGAACTGTGCCCCGACGCGCTCCTGCTGAACTACACCAACCCGATGGCGATCGTCTGCTGGGCGATGGACGAGGCGACCGATATCGAGACCGTCGGCCTCTGTCACAGCGTTCCCCACACCGCCGAAGCGATCGCCGAGTACGTCGGCGTCCCGAGCGAGGAACTCGAGTACTGGGTCGCCGGCATCAACCACATGGCCTGGTTCCTCGAGTGCGAGTGGCAGGGCGAGGACGTCTATCCGATGCTCGAGGACGCGATGGCGGACGACGAGACCTACGAGAAGGACGCCGTCCGGTTCGAACTCCTGAAACACTTCGGCGCGTTCGTCACCGAGTCGAGCCACCACAACTCGGAGTACCACCCCTACTTCCGCACCGATCCGGCGCTGATCGAGGAGTTGACCGGCACGAACTACGCCGAACGGATGCCGACCGCGACCTACCTCGAGGGCTGGAAGACCCGCTCCGCGGAGCGCGACGACGCGCTGGCGGACGTCGACCCCGCTGACGTCGAAATCGAGCGCTCCGAGGAGTACGCCTCGCGGCTGATCCACTCGCTCGAGACCGACACGCCCCGGCGACTCAACCTGAACGTTCCCAACGGCCCCGGACACATTCAGAACCTCGAGAACGACGCCTGCGTCGAGGTCCCGTGTCTGGTCGACGGGACGGGCGTCCACCCCTGCTCCGTCGGCGAGCTCCCGCCGCAACTGGCCGCGCTCAACCGCACGAACGTGAACGTCCAGCGACTGGCTGTGAAGGGTGCGCTCGAGGGCGACCGCGAGGCGGTTCACCAAGCGGTCAAACTCGATCCGCTCACCGCGGCCGAACTCTCGCTCGACGAGATCCACGAGATGACCGAGGAGTTGCTCGCGGCGAACGAGGCGTACCTGCCCGCGTTGAACTGA
- a CDS encoding ABC transporter substrate-binding protein, translated as MRDDPSRRQYLAALAGGATTVVAGCSADDDGSDRPALSDRTLRYGAVLPLSGELESFGETLTNGAALPATELEASEIEVEIDHTVADSETSPSAAVDAAAELADESYPAIVGAAGSDVTLQMTQQATIPSEVVSCSPASTTPTMSILNDRGYSFRTAPDDSLQAVIAARLAVIEHGADSAATLYAAGDYGRQLSGAFSASFDGEIQHQVSFTPGESYADPLSEALSDDPDILFLICYPESGIPVLEEYYSDHAGDEILFVSDGLQDEAVLEGVDHSMTDVYGTAPRSNGPGRDAFVSLYRDEYGADPGLFAANCYDAAATILLANAAAGANDGAAIAARMREVTSGEGEAVLPGDLAAGIERAAAGEPVQYRGAAGEIEFDENGDGGSVEYEYFTFGSDGIDVIDERTPEEVAR; from the coding sequence ATGAGAGACGACCCATCGCGACGGCAGTACCTCGCAGCGCTCGCCGGCGGTGCGACGACGGTCGTTGCCGGGTGTAGCGCGGACGACGACGGCAGCGATCGGCCGGCACTGTCCGACCGGACGCTTCGCTACGGCGCCGTACTGCCGCTGTCCGGCGAACTCGAGTCGTTCGGCGAGACGCTGACGAACGGCGCGGCGTTACCGGCAACCGAACTCGAAGCGTCCGAGATCGAGGTCGAAATCGACCATACGGTCGCCGATTCGGAAACGTCGCCGTCCGCGGCGGTCGACGCCGCCGCTGAACTGGCCGACGAGTCGTATCCGGCCATCGTCGGCGCGGCGGGATCGGACGTGACGCTGCAGATGACCCAGCAGGCGACGATTCCGTCCGAAGTCGTCTCCTGTTCCCCGGCGAGTACGACCCCGACGATGTCGATCCTGAACGATCGGGGCTACTCGTTCCGCACGGCACCCGACGACTCGCTGCAGGCCGTCATCGCGGCGCGACTTGCGGTCATCGAACACGGCGCCGACTCGGCGGCGACGCTGTACGCCGCGGGCGACTACGGCCGACAGCTCTCGGGCGCGTTCTCGGCGTCGTTCGACGGCGAGATCCAGCACCAGGTGTCGTTCACGCCAGGCGAGTCGTACGCGGACCCGCTGTCCGAGGCGCTGTCGGACGATCCCGACATCCTGTTCCTGATCTGTTACCCCGAGAGCGGGATTCCGGTGCTCGAGGAGTACTACAGCGACCACGCCGGCGACGAGATTCTATTCGTCAGCGACGGGCTGCAGGACGAGGCGGTTCTCGAGGGCGTCGATCACTCGATGACCGACGTCTACGGGACGGCCCCGCGGTCGAACGGACCCGGTCGCGACGCGTTCGTCTCGCTGTACCGCGACGAGTACGGCGCCGATCCGGGCCTGTTCGCGGCGAACTGCTACGACGCCGCGGCGACGATCCTGCTGGCGAACGCCGCTGCAGGGGCGAACGACGGCGCCGCTATCGCGGCGCGGATGCGCGAGGTCACGTCCGGCGAGGGCGAGGCGGTTCTTCCGGGCGACCTCGCCGCGGGAATCGAACGTGCGGCGGCCGGCGAGCCGGTTCAGTACCGGGGCGCCGCCGGCGAGATCGAGTTCGACGAGAACGGCGACGGCGGCTCGGTCGAGTACGAGTACTTCACCTTCGGCAGCGACGGGATCGACGTTATCGACGAGCGGACGCCCGAGGAGGTGGCCCGATGA
- a CDS encoding bifunctional 4-hydroxy-2-oxoglutarate aldolase/2-dehydro-3-deoxy-phosphogluconate aldolase yields MAEANAVRERIVDSGVVAVLRGIDEDQITDVATAIHEAGVTALEVTADGKRASEKIAAVDRELADTDAVIGAGTVLDAPTAQSVIDAGAEFVLAPDCNPEMIELCNRQGALSIPGVMTPTEAVTAMEAGADMLKMFPATTVGPGHIGALQGPLGDVDVMPTGGVSPENVDDFFDAGAIAVGAGSAIVDYDAIEAGDMDQVREHAAEFVEAVEAARSQ; encoded by the coding sequence ATGGCCGAGGCAAACGCCGTCAGAGAACGGATCGTTGACAGCGGTGTCGTCGCGGTACTGCGGGGCATCGACGAGGACCAGATCACCGACGTGGCGACGGCTATTCACGAGGCCGGCGTCACCGCGCTCGAGGTGACCGCCGACGGGAAGCGCGCGAGCGAGAAGATCGCGGCCGTCGACCGCGAACTGGCCGACACGGACGCCGTCATCGGCGCCGGAACGGTGCTGGACGCGCCGACGGCCCAGTCGGTCATCGACGCCGGCGCGGAGTTCGTCCTCGCGCCCGACTGCAACCCGGAGATGATCGAGCTCTGCAACCGGCAGGGCGCGCTCTCGATTCCGGGCGTGATGACGCCGACCGAGGCCGTGACGGCGATGGAAGCCGGCGCGGACATGCTGAAGATGTTCCCCGCGACGACCGTCGGACCGGGCCACATCGGCGCCTTGCAGGGCCCGCTCGGCGACGTCGACGTCATGCCGACCGGCGGCGTCTCGCCCGAGAACGTCGACGACTTCTTCGACGCTGGCGCGATCGCGGTCGGCGCCGGCAGCGCGATCGTCGACTACGACGCGATCGAGGCCGGCGACATGGACCAGGTCCGCGAGCACGCGGCCGAGTTCGTCGAGGCCGTCGAAGCGGCGCGCTCGCAGTAG
- the trmY gene encoding tRNA (pseudouridine(54)-N(1))-methyltransferase TrmY codes for MRQFVLLGHDVLTEPDFSLDDLASGAGRLDALCRSITASFVTSHGIREDVCTHLIAQDELTITFDGSELRRLNPDERSTAALVRKALEHRDEAIGALPAEPSPGIEVYRRGFEGTLEEIADDGPVVQLHEDGDAVTDVAASELADGVFVLSDHRDFTDEEEGLLEDAVDQRLRLGPELLHADQAITIAHHYLDTDGYEKF; via the coding sequence ATGCGCCAGTTCGTACTCCTCGGTCACGACGTGCTGACCGAGCCCGACTTCTCGCTGGACGACCTCGCGAGCGGAGCCGGCCGCCTCGACGCGCTCTGTCGGTCGATCACCGCCTCCTTCGTCACCTCCCACGGCATCCGCGAGGACGTTTGCACCCACCTGATCGCGCAGGACGAACTCACGATAACCTTCGACGGAAGCGAGCTGCGGCGGCTCAACCCCGACGAGCGAAGCACCGCCGCGCTCGTCCGGAAGGCTCTCGAGCACCGCGACGAGGCCATCGGCGCGTTGCCTGCGGAGCCGAGCCCCGGCATCGAGGTCTACCGCCGCGGGTTCGAAGGAACGCTCGAGGAAATCGCCGACGACGGCCCGGTCGTCCAGTTGCACGAGGACGGCGACGCCGTGACGGACGTAGCTGCGTCAGAGCTTGCGGACGGGGTTTTCGTGCTCTCCGATCATCGGGACTTTACTGACGAGGAGGAAGGCCTGCTCGAGGACGCGGTCGACCAGCGGCTCCGCCTGGGGCCGGAACTGTTGCACGCGGATCAGGCGATCACGATCGCGCACCACTATCTGGACACGGACGGCTACGAGAAATTTTAG
- the kdgK1 gene encoding bifunctional 2-dehydro-3-deoxygluconokinase/2-dehydro-3-deoxygalactonokinase, producing the protein MSSLLTFGETMLRLSPTPGDRLETARQLDFRTAGAESNVAIAASNLGLEATWASKLPDSPLGRRVTREVQSHGVETNVAWDDDGRQGAYFIEQGGQPRGTNVIYDRADAAVQTATPDELTDGIDLESVDALYTSGITPALSDRLEETTETLLERAQDAGATTVFDLNYRSKLWSPAEARACCEGLLESVDIPVVAARDARSVLELSGSDEEIAEEIATTYDADVVVVTQGEDGALALEADGTVRDQPAFPAETTDPIGTGDAFVGGFLASYLAGEDRDVADALEYGSATAALKRTINGDLAVLTPDEVEGVIDDADGGIDR; encoded by the coding sequence ATGTCATCGCTGCTGACGTTCGGCGAAACGATGCTGCGGCTCTCGCCGACCCCCGGCGACCGCCTCGAGACGGCCCGACAACTGGACTTCCGCACCGCCGGCGCCGAGAGCAACGTCGCGATCGCGGCCTCGAACCTCGGCCTCGAGGCGACGTGGGCCTCCAAACTCCCGGACTCGCCGCTCGGGCGCCGAGTCACGCGAGAAGTGCAGAGCCACGGCGTCGAGACCAACGTCGCCTGGGACGACGACGGACGCCAGGGCGCCTATTTCATCGAACAGGGCGGCCAGCCGCGGGGCACGAACGTCATCTACGACCGCGCGGACGCGGCGGTCCAGACTGCGACGCCCGACGAGTTGACCGACGGGATCGACCTCGAGTCCGTCGACGCCCTCTACACGAGCGGGATCACCCCCGCGCTCTCCGACCGCCTCGAAGAGACGACCGAAACCCTCCTCGAGCGCGCGCAGGACGCGGGCGCAACGACCGTCTTCGACCTCAACTACCGCTCGAAGCTCTGGTCGCCCGCCGAGGCGCGAGCCTGCTGCGAGGGCCTCCTCGAGTCGGTCGATATCCCGGTCGTCGCGGCCCGCGATGCTCGCTCGGTCCTCGAGTTGTCTGGCAGCGACGAGGAGATCGCGGAGGAGATCGCGACGACCTACGACGCCGACGTGGTCGTCGTGACCCAGGGCGAAGACGGTGCGCTCGCCCTCGAGGCCGACGGGACCGTCCGCGATCAGCCGGCGTTCCCGGCGGAGACGACCGACCCGATCGGCACCGGGGACGCCTTCGTCGGCGGCTTCCTCGCGAGCTACCTCGCGGGCGAGGACCGCGACGTAGCCGACGCGCTCGAGTACGGCTCGGCGACGGCGGCCCTGAAGCGCACGATCAACGGCGACCTCGCCGTGCTCACGCCCGACGAGGTCGAGGGCGTGATCGACGACGCCGACGGCGGAATCGACCGCTAA